GAGGTAGTCGCAGACGATGGCTCTACTACCCACTAGTCCTTTCCACATCTCGGTGGTCAGCAGTATCTCCTTGCCGGTAGTGTCCCCCATCGCGATTTGTACGGCCACCGCGTCCGCGGTCGGAGGGACGCCCATGCCGATCTCCAGATACTTGTAGCCGGTTCTGGTCAGGTTGTATCTGCGGCCGAGCAgccgcgcgcgtcgcgcgtcgaCGTTGGCCGTCACGGCGAGGTCCCCCCACCTGTCGGTAAGATACGAGATTCGggcgaattataataaaacgatcGATACGAGCGTCGAAGAAATCCATGCGCGCCATCGTTGCGTCGCGCGACTCACTTGCGACGTTGTCTCTTCATCGCGCCTCCAGTCTCCTCCAACCTCGGAGCGACGTTCTCCTTCTCCACCTGTTCTAGCGGTGCCTTGATGCGATACATCGCGCTGTGGACAGGAACGTGCGTCTACTCCTCCCAGATTAAGGACGCTCGACTGGCGTATCCTTAGCGAAACGCTGTTTATATACCCTTCTCCTCCCATGTAAAGGCGTGTAACGTAGATGGGAATGCGCGCGACTAATCAAACGCGACGCTGGAACGAGCGAGTCGAGCAAGCAGATCCCACAGTTTCCGTAGGATATCCTCCCTCAGACACGTCACGCCGATCACGTCGAGATCGAACTTCCCGGACCTCGTCACGGTCTCGGTGAACTCGTTGTACGCGAAGAAGCGATCCCGATGAACGAAGTAGAGGTGTCCATCGGTGTAGCGGTAGGCCGTGCGTACCAACGACGGTATACCCGGGAAAACCGTCTGCAGCGTGTGGTACCCGCGAGCCGTCATGTTGCATTCGTCTATTTCCAGTACCGCGTAATCGTTGTATATGATATAGGTGCGACCCGTGTGCGAGTTCAGCGCGGCGCGTTGATAACCGCGTTTGGCGGAAGCCCGAGATCCGTCGCGCGTCGCGGCCACGACGCGCGTAGCTCGAGGGCGGGATAAGACACCATGTACACCCATCCATCGGCGAACAGCACCAGGTCCCCCTTGACCGTCTGATACGCCGCCGACAGGCGCGTGACGGTCTTCGGCAGGAACCTCGCGTAATCCCCCAGGACGAACGGTCTGTCGACGATCTTCCCGCCCAGGTCGATCGACCACGCGTACCGCCCGCGTGTGACGAACAAGCGCTTTCCCAGCACGAGCAGGGGTGTCGACGTGGCGCCAGGTGCACGGATCGGGCGGCTCCGGCGACGCCGCCGTCGCGTTCGTACTCGCGGGCGTCGTGGTCCTTTGTACGACCGTAGGCTCGGCGGGCGCCGCGGTCGACAGCTCGCCCTCCGCGACACCGTAGAGATTCCGCACGGCGAGAACGTCCTCCATACCCAGTACTACCGGTCATTCCACGGCGGGCGAGTACGCGTACATGAGCGAGTTCTCGTCCGTGGTGTGCGACAATCCCAATGAGTGGCCGATCTCGTGAACGAGCATTCGCAGCAGGTGATGCGAGTTCTGCGAATTGGGGGTCAGCGCGATGTGCCACGCCTCGCGGTGGTCGACGTGCACCTCCGACACGTCGTCCCGAGCCCCAGAGGGTAACATCGCGTGAGCGAGCACCTTGCCCGGTCCGTCGAGGTCGCCGGAGCAGACGGCGCCGTCGTACCTACGGTCCAGCATCGTGTACCTACCCTCGCGGAACGCTATGATGATGTCCGGCTTGTTCGTGTCGCGCGAGAACGTCAGCGACGAGTTCGCGGTCCAGAGAGCGAAGGCGGTCTCAGTCGTTCGCAGGGTAGTCCGGTCCGCAAGTTGGAAGTTCCACGTGAGGTTCAGCCTCGGCCACTGCAACGGCGCGACGCCGAGCCGGCGACTCGGCGCGTCGGTCACCCCGCAGTGCGGTTTGGCCATGTAACGAAGCGTCACGTTGTTCAGCGTACCGTCGACCGGAAGGTAGTAGTACTCTTGAAACAACGAAACCGCGTGACGCAGCTCGTCGTTCGTGATCAGGGATCGATCGGCGGTGCTGTCGAGATAGCCGTAATGTCGAAGAAAATTGACGGCTCCGTCCCTGCTCCGGTACGCGTCGTACGCGGAAGCGAGAGGAAACGCTACGAGGAGGAACGCGGCGACGGCGGACGGCGACATCGCGGCGATAAGGTCCAGCGCGtacgcgtcgcgcgagcgcggtgGTGCGACTGACACCGCgcgggggggggagggggagcgGTCGCGGCGATCTTTCGCTCGCGAGGACGCTGCTTCGTATCGATGACGCTCCGAGGACACCCGCGCGCCGAAGGTGGTTACCTCGCGTACCCATGGGTAGGAAAGTCACAGCGTTATCGGAGGTGGCAGCGGTTTTCCATCGTCGCTCTCTAAATATAACGTTCTATTAAAAGAGCAATAAGCGTATCCGCGCGGAGATGAAATCCGCGGAAACTGGGAAAACCGTTTCCTGCAACACGCTCCTTGTGATACACGATTCAGCGCATTATGCAGCAGTGTCGTTTTTCGTTCGCGACAAAGTGCGCAAACAATTAACAATGGAGAACATCGTGAACGCCGTTGGTGGAGTTCACGCCGCATCGATGATGTTCGCCGATACGGCTGAAACGTTGGCTAAGCGTTTCCACCAAATCGCGCGAAACATGGCCCGCATCCACGCCGAGTTCGACGCGCAAACCGTGACGTACCTATTGCAGGATATGTACGTACCAAACCAAACGACCGTTCTTCCAATCCTCGCGTATATTATTGTGTACGCGAATGTAATTGCGTGTGCGCTTGCTAGGGGAACAATACGTGACTATCTGCTGGGGATGGAGGAGGTGATGCGCAAGCAGATGCTGTTCCTCGTGGCAGTAGATCGGGACGTTAAGGAGATCATTGGGTCTGGGTACATCCGCGCCAATACGCCACCACTCGATGAGTAAGCGTAACCGTCCGCACTCGTCCAAAGATGCGCGCGCTTCGTTAGAATAACGCTCACTTGTCCGTACTATCATTTCAGGCAACCCTGAGCGAAATAAGAAGAGGACCACACGCTtgtttatacataatttattttgtaacaatatgatataatatgataataatatatgtatcgTGTATGAGTATAAGCCTAACATTACGCATCGCACGCGCGACGATCCGTCCGGCACCATCACGCGTGCAGCCTCAGCGCGTTCTCCAGCGCGCAGGTCCCGCTGTGCTCGCAGCAGCGATACGTTCCGGGATCGGAGCTCCCCAACTCGCTGAGACGCCCGACGTCCGCGTAGTCCTCGTCGATGGATCTGACGGTCGCGCGACGTTCGCCGACGGGATCGCCAAGGATACCCTGCAGCCACCGTTTCTTCTCCGCGCCCTTCACGTAGACGAGCGCGTCTCTCCCCGTGCCAAATACCGCTCTACGGATGAGAGCGATGGCGCGTCCGTAGCTAACGGTACCGTCTGCCCAGCGTAGCCCGTGGTGGTTCGTCGTGAGCCAGTGGGCCGGCGACCTCTCGTCCCTCGTCAGGCGCGTCCACGGCACCGGCGCGTGGAATACGTAATGTACCAGCGCCCATTCCGTCGTGCGCAGCACGGCCACTTCCTTCACCGCGAAGCCACCCTGGACTATGAAGCCCTGCAGGTCGCAGAATATCGGGTCGTTGCACATGGGTACAGCCAGCGTTTGCACGACGCGTCGTACCACGCTCGTCAGCGGGTTGTACTCGACTACGCGATCATGAAGTATGAGGCAGGAAGCTATGGTCTCGGGCGGGACGTTACGCCTACAGTCGAACTCTATGCGTACGTCAACGGTGGCGCTCTTCACCGACTCGTTCTGCCTCGAGCAGTCTATCACCACGAGCGGACTGCAGTGCAGGAACTTACTCATCGTCAGCATCGCACCGTCGTCGTCCCGATGGAGCGCGTAGTACGCTCTGCAGAATCTGGCGTACATGTCGTACAGCACCGCGTACCGATTTTTCGTAAAGTCCAGATGCATGTTGTGACGCAGCTATTGCTACGTCACGGCTGTCTCGCGCAACAGCTAGCGGCGCAACGCCTGCGGCCCCGCGGACCGCCATACGCCAGGCCCCACCAAGCGCCGCAGCCCCGCCAGGCACCGCGACCCCCGGACCACAGGTCCAGGAGTATATAAGCGCGAGCCGCAAGACCACCGGTACCATTCCCGGGCTAGAGCTCTCCCGCTCTAGCTATTCTAAGCCTGCGAGCCGAGCAGCAGTTCCTAAGCCTGCGTCTTGAGCAGCATCTCTGCCGAAGTCTGCGAGTTGAGCAGCACTCCGCCTAAGCCGGCGTACTGAGCCGCACCTCCACCGCTAAGTCTGCGTAATGAGCAGCACTCCGCCTAGGCCGGCGTACTGAGCAGCACTCCGCCTAAGCCTGCGTTCTGAGCAGCACTCCACCGCAGTCTGCGTATTGAGCAGCACTCCACCGAATCCCCGCCAAACCTCCGCGCATTCCGCGTCACCACGACTCTATCGCTTAGCAGTGAGATTCCGTCGCGTATTCCGAAGTCACCGCGACTCAACCGCGTATACCGAGTCACCGCGACTCCACCGCTTAGACGTAAGACTCGCCGCGTATTCCGAGTCACCGCGACTCCACCGCCTAGTGATAAGCCTCCGTGTACATGTTTATACACTgtggctaattaattatttaattagccACAGAATATATTGATTTCTTTTCCCTAAAAGGTCTATCGATTCACTACCTTCCCTGTCGCCACGGTTTCACCGACTCTGGGTAATTCGCGAGCTGTCCGCTCACTCGTAGCACGTTACAATGTCGTCGTAGGGATAGAACTCCGAATTGAGAAACAGCTTCACGTTGGAGAGGTCGCACTCGTCGAACAGAGAGGCGTCCTTCGTCGTGACGTTCCTTCGACCGGTCTGCAGCGCGAAGATGACGTAGCGCGGCTTTTCCAGCTGCGTAGCCGCTTTCACGGCCCAGGTGTGCGCGGTCGTGCTCTGCAGAAGGGGGAACTTGTACAGGTTCCACGAGTGAAACGCCATGCTGAGAAATTGCCCGCTTTCGAGGGTGCGCAGCAGCCGTAGTTTGTTGATCTCGTTCAGGTACACGTGCGGCATGCGCCACTGCACCTTGTGCAGGTCTATCTTCGGCTCGTGTCGGTCGCTCGACAGCACGACGCAGTTGTTGtcgttgcgcgcgcggatcaGAACGAGCTCGTGTCGCGCGTTGATCACCACGCATCTGTAGTCCTCGCAGAAGCCCAGCAGCGTCCCGAGAGGGACGCAGAGGTTGAAATTGCCCGGTCCCAACGTGTTGTTCGCCAAATTCCATCCCGCGTTCTGCAAGATGTTAGCGTGCGCGTGAGTCAGGGACGCGTAACTCTTGAGCGTGCTCGTCACGCCGACGTTTCGGCTCCTGTCTATCTCCACACCGTTGAGCTCGTAACGAATCTCATCGAACAGGAACGCCGCGCAGTTGTTCACCAGTCGCGCCTGGTCCGTGTGCGCTGCTCCGCCATCTCCCTCTCCAGCCGCCGTCCCGACGATCGAGAACGTACCCTCGATGTAAAGGTAGCTCTCGCATAGCAACGTGTACAGATCCTGCTGTTGTATGGGAATCCGTATCTCGTCGCTGTGTCCAAACGAGGTGTTAGCGTACGGGTTGTACGTGTGGGTCTCGAGGCCGACGATGCGCTCGTCGAAGACCGGTTCACCAGCGATGTCGAGCACGTCGGCCATCGTCGACGGCGTATCCCAACGAATGAAGGAAGGCCGCATTCCACGTGCTCAGCGCGCCGttgccgctcgcgcgcgcgtcccccTCGGGACGGTCGCGCTTCCACGTGGTACCTCTTCCTCTCCCGTTTCCGCCACCACGCTGCAAAACGAGCATCCCACTCGGCTCTACGCAGCGCGCGAACGTCGCACGTGCAGACGCACCGTTATCTCCTCGCCGCAAAAGTCGAGCGGACGTCCGTTCTGATCCACAACGCGCACCGTGACGTCCGTGACGCTCCGCGCGACGACCGGGAGGTAAATGATCTGACCGGGTCTCTCCGACAGTTTATATCCCGGCGGCACGTTGGGAGAGAACTCGTGTATCGTGTGCGCCGGTCTGTCGTTAGTGTACGCTCCCGCAGTGACGTTGCACTCCACGCGAATGATGTTCACGCTCACGATGTTCACGGGTTCGTCGGAAGCGTACCACCTGTTGGGCCGAAAAACGCGGGACGAGAAACCCAACAGCGGGCCGATGGTATCGGGTCTCGCAAAGTTCGCCCTGTAGGCGCACTTTATCTCGCTTCGCATGGTGTTGTCGTTGGCGCGCAGAGCGAGCGCGCCCTCCCCCGCGCTCTCCTCGCCGTCCTCGTACATGTCGTACgcgccgacgtcgtcgtcgccggtgCCGCGCGCCTCCGCCTTCACCCCCGCCGCTCCGCGTCGACGGAGCAGAGCGTTTCTCAGGAACCGGCTTATAGCGCTGAGCTCGTAGGATCCCTCGGGAATCGTTATCGAGGCGTCCTTCTCGCCGTAGTAGAATCTGTTGTTGGTCGCGTCGACGTTCGGTATCGAGTTGTAGGTCTCGAAGACCGCGAGACCGAGCTCGTAGCGGCCGTCGCTCAGATCGACGGGCGGGAAGTAGCTCACGGTGAGGACGCTGCTTCTGCTGGTCAGCGTGAGCGTCAGCGACATGACGAACCGCTACCACGCGACGTTCCGTAGAAAACGCAGGCACAACTGACCGCAGATCCGCTCGTCGTACGACTGATAGCGGTGACGATTGTACGCGATTGACGCGTCACCGCCCAAATAGCGCTCCAGCGCCCGCGGCGATCGCAGGTTGCCGAAACCGTCGAAGTAGACGACCCTGTCGCCCCTTTTGGCGTACGCCACCCAATGGGTCCCCGGACCAGCGGAGCCGTCGAGGTTCACTATGCCGCACTCGttgcgacgcgcgcgcgcgggtaacACGTCACGCACGACCACCCCTCTGAAGAACGACACGCGAAGGCGCACGGCCTCCGCCGCGAGCTGCGCGCCCGTCGTCGCGCCCGGTGGCAGTCCTAGCGCCGACGGcgacgtttttttttcctaaTGCGTCCGCCACTGCCGGACGCACCGCGCCCACGCGCGTACGGCGCGAGATACAGACCGCGTCCTTCCATCGCGCGATTGTGTCGCTGCAGTTCCTCCAGCTGACGGCGCCTGGCCTTGTTGTCGTTCACCGCCTTCGCGACGGTGGCCGCGCCGCCGATCAGCGACCCGAGCGCGCCCAGGACCGGCAGGAGCGGCAAGAAGCCGCCGCATTTCACTATCGGAAGCTTCCTCGCTGGTCtctttgtcgcggtcgtcgtacccctcttcctcctcgtcctctttCCACCAACCGTTCGCCTCCCTTTCGCGCCCATTCCGAGTTTCGTCTTGGCCTTCATGGCGGCCCATACGGCCGCCGCGGTGGCTCTCTCGCCGAGGTTCGAGTCGCCCGCCCTGACGCGGTCGCGCGCTCTGTCCGCGAGCACCAGGTCGGCCGCGCGCCAATCCTCCATCCGCCGGCTGCGCGAGTAGGCGATGTCGTGCTCGCAGCAGGCAGCGTCCACCGGATTGACCTCTTGAGTCTCGTGCCGGGTCCGCAGAACTGGTAGCCGGGAATATGTAGCTCGATCGGCAGGGCGTCTATGGCGCGATTGAGCAGACCCGCGCCGCGAGCGGCTAGGCGCATTCGTCGCGCGCGGGAGCGGTCGTGAGCGCGCGGTGGCAgcctcgcgcgagcgatccCGCGCGACATGCGCTACGTCAAGCAACTCGCGCGGATACGGGTGTCAAACCTGTGCGACAGGATCGGGGGCGGGGAGGGGAGAGTGAGCAGACACGGTTCCCTGCTACCGAATACCATACGCGCCCTGGTCTGCAGCCCGTCGGGATGTGGCAAGACGAACGTAGTGATCGGCCTGCTCGAGAGCCCGCACGGCGTGCGcttcgagaacgtgtacgtgtactcgaagtCGCTACGACAGCCAAAGTACCGCTATCTGGAGCGTCTACTGGGATCGATGGAGGAGATCGGGTACCGCGCGTTCCCCGACAGCGGCGACGTCGTGCCGCCGCACGAGGCCCCGCCGCACTCGATATTCGTGTTCGACGACGTCGCGTGCGACAGGCAGGACGCCATGAGGGAGCACTTCTCGATGGGTAGGCACTCGCTCGTCGACTGCTTCTACCTGTGTCAGACGTACGCTAGGATACCGAAACACCTGCTGCGCGACAACGTGAACCTGCTGATCCTCTTTCGACAGGACGGCACGAATCTGCGGCACGTGTACAACGATCACGTGAACACCGACATGGCCTTCGAGGAGTTCGTCGCGCTGTGCCGCGACTGTTGGCGTCGACGATACGGCTTTCTCGTGATAGACAAGGACAGCGCGCTTCACAACGATAGATACAGGCGTGGATTCAACGAGTACGCCATGCCGTAGACGGCCGTGAGCGGGGCGGGAGGGGGCAGTCGTCGCCGACATGCCGAACGGGGCGGCCGCGACCGCGCTGCAGGAGCGCGAGGCGATCGCCGaggagatcgcgcgcgcgcgcgactcgatCCGCAGGAAGCACCGGAGTCTCAAAACCGGCAGAATGGAGGACGAGCGGGTTTTGGAGAGCCACTTCAAGCCGATCGTCGAGCCGTTGAAACGGTTGGTCGAGAGCGCCGTCGACGAACCCGACGTCGCGAACACGTCCCGCGCGAAGAGGAAGCTCAAGCTCGAGGACGCCGACACCTCGTCGTCCGCGATGGTTACGCCGCGGAAACTGAAGATAGGCCGGCACAGACTGATCGGTGCGTCATCGCCGCTGATAAGCTCGACGCCCGCGCACGACGCGGCGCCCGAGACGCCGGTGCCGATAAGCACGCTGGAGCGATCCGTCGCCGAGGTCATGCCAACGGACGCGAGCAGGGACACGCTGCTGGATACGCTGGGACCGCTGGGTCGGAGTTACGTGAGCGCGCTGTTCACGGACAGCGGCAGCGGCCCCGCCAGCAGGACGAGCGCGATCGACAACGTGTACGGGGTGTACATCGGGGAGACCGGCACGATGCTCGGCGACAAACGCTTCGACGTCGGCGCGAACGACTCCATATTCGTGGGTGGTACGCGATACGAGGGCACGTCCGGCCTGTACGAGCTGATCTTCATGCGAACCCCCGACGAGAGCATCTACAACGTGTATGACACTACGCTGTATCGCAAGATTCTGTTGGCTACGAACGCGCACAAGCAGCGGCATCAAGCGCACGGGCAGATCAAGGGTAACAAGGGTCACAAGTACAGGACGATCATCGCCCCGTTGATGGGCGTTCGCCCGACCGCGGGTCACGGCGGAGCCGGCATGGAACGGTCGCGGCCCCCGACCATGAGGGTGACCGACAACGCGATCGACTACGTGCACTGGAACGATCCTAACGAGCTGGTGGATCGCCTCAGGCTAATCGAGGCGTCGCGCGACGCGGGCAACGATTCGCACGACGCCGAGTTCCTGTCTATAATAGAGGAGCTCCGAGAGGCGGGCGTCATTGCGCCCTGACGCGCCGGCCGCGACGCGTCGATGTCCGTGAACAAGTTCAGCGCTACCCTCGCGCGGAGCGGTGACGACGCCGCGGGGTCTCGAGCCCGCGACGCTCGCGGTTACGTGCGCGGCAACGCCCTCTGCCTCGTTCCGGACGGCGACGAGTACGACGATAAGAGGCGGCGAATACTGAACGTGGCCGTGCCGCTGGCGGAGCACGACGCGGTGAACCGATACCACGTGGACCGGCGGTTGGACTCGTTGTCCGAGGCCTGGCGTAAGGACTACAGCGACCTCCGCGAGGCGGCCGACGCGCTACGAGCGGACGTCGAGGGCGCGTCCGCGTCGCTCGCGGCGAGGGTGGACGCGCTGGGGGATAGGATCGGGGCGTTGGAGACGCGCAGCGCCACGACGGACGCGCACCGAGGCGCGACGAACGGTCGTATCGCCGAGTTGCTCGGGGCCTTCGAGGAAACGAGGCAGCGGATCGTCGCCCAGGAGGAGAGATTCGCCGCGTCGTTGTCGCGGCTGGAGTCTGATACAACCTCCCTGAGGACGCGGTTGGAGTCGCACGACAATAGGCTGAAGTACCTCGCGGAAAACATATCGAAGGCGCGAACGGACGCTAGATCCAACGCGAGCCGATTGGACAAGGTTACGAGTACCGCGCGGTCGTGCGAGGAACGCGCCACCAATCTCGAGGCGACGGTGTCGAAGGTGAGGGACGAGCTGAGCGGACTCTCGAGCACTGTCGACTCCCTCGCGCGATCCGACGAGCCCGCGAAGGAGCCCGCGGGCAACCTGTACAATGTGCCCATATAATAGCCCCGACGCGGCCCGAACGGACCCTCGAACGTCGCGGAGGACCAAGTCGCGCGATCACGTCAGTTTGGAGAGGTTACAACTGACGTGCGAGTTACACGCGCCAGCGAGAAGGAACTTTCCTCGCCGTCGCGTTATCGTTCGCGGGTACGATGACCTGTGGCAGGCGGATGTGGTCGACGTGCAATCCTACGCGCGGCAAAATAGAGGCTATCGCTATATACTGACGATCATCGACGCGCTGAGCAAGTACACGTGGACGGTACCTCTCAAGCGCAAGTCCGGAAGCGAGGTGGCCGGGTCGTTCGCTAAGATATTTCGCGACGCCGGCAGGCGTCTGCGGAACCTGCACACCGACGAGGGCAAGGAGTTCTACAACTCGCACGTGCGAGAACTGACGCGTAAGCACGGTATAAATCACTATTCCACACACTCGGTAATGAAAGCCTCGATAGTGGAACGCTTCAATCGTAcgctgaaaaattaaatgtggAAAGTGTTTACGCTCAATGGATCGTACAAATGGGTAGACGCGCTATCGCGCCTCGTTAGCGAGTACAACTCGCGGCGTCACCGCGCTATCGCGATACGTCCGGTCGACGTCACGCCAGCCAAGGCTGCGCAGCTGCTGTTCACCGTTTACAAACGCGTGAAGATCGCCGCTCCGGCGAGATTTCGTGTGGGTGATAAGGTGCGCGTGGGCAAGTATAAGACAGTCTTCGCGAAGGGCTATACACCGAATTGGAGCACGGAGGTGTTCACGGTGGCGAAGGTGCAACGGACAAACTCCGTGACGTACCTGTTGCAAGACTATAGCGATAAACCGATATCCGGCGGATTCTACGAGCACGAGTTACTCAGAGCCCGTTATCCGGACGTCTACCTCGTGGAAAAGGTGCTGCGGCGGAGAGGAAACCAAGAGCACGTCAAGTGGCTCGGAATGGACGCGTCGCACAATTCTTGGATCAGTCGGGACAATGTGTTGTAACACAAAATATTTATCCTCAGTACAATAAAAGAttgcaataatataaacaCACGCTGCGTCATTTCTCATTTCCTTATATAGaacaaaattttaacacaCAATATATGAACGGGTAATACTATTTATTGAATCATAACATTAAAATAgtacaatattacatattctattatataaaaaccttaattacataacaatattGCATACGGtacatgaaaaaattttatcgtatATACGAATGtgtattactatttattggattgtaacaatatgagattacaatattacttacgatgtaaaaacattttattacgtaaataCAAACGATTATAACAATACAGGATTACAATAAAAGATACGatatagtaaataaaatattttttatcacagTAATACGAACGCGTATTACCGCGATATTATAAACGTGTACGGCGTTCCCTTCTCGCGTCACCGCGGAATACCGTAATGCCCCCACGGGAGGGTGCTGGCGGACCCGGGTACGACGTACCGTTTGTCGTCGTGCGGGCTGAGGGCGAGCTTCGTCTCTGATACGGTGTAGACGCGATGCAGCTTCGACTGTATCCGCGACTGTCGACAGGTCATTTCCACCGATTCCCTTAAACACCGCGCGTAGTCGTCGAACATTATCGTTCTGCTCACGACGCTCCTGCACACGCCCTTGATCCTCTTCGTGTCCCTCTTTCTGCGCACCCTCAGCGCGTACATCTTCGCCCTCAGCCCGATGAACTCGGTCATGACGGCGCCGTTGTTCTCGTCCTTCATGAGACCCGGCACCTTCTTGTTCCGCAGGGGCATACCGTACGCGTTGTCCGCGGGATAGTCGCTCGTGTCGAagcgcgcgacgtcgcgcgcCATGTCCGCGTACGCGTCCTCGTACTCGATGCTGTATATCAGGCTGTCCGTGCCCGTGTACATGATCCGACACTTGTCGCCGTACAGCGGTGTTATGTACTCGTAGTGAAACTCGTACAGTCGCGTCTTCGAGATATTCAGTATGCACATGCCGACGTATATCGGCCGGTTGAACGTCGCCTTCAGTCTGCGCAGCTCCACGGCGAGGAGATTCTCCCCGAACACGGCCCTGCTGTGAAAGTTCGGTCGCGCGATAAGAGCCTCGGTGCCGTGTCTCCCGTCCCAGCGCGTCACGAGTTTAACGTCCACACGATTACGCACGTTCTCCATCGTCTTACCGAACACCGCGTTGTTCATTagtttatacaaatttttttcgaaatcgttTTTCGCGGCCGTTCTAAATCGCGTGTTCAACTCGATGTAATCGCGGAGCCACGGAGATTGCGCGAATTCTAAGACGCGCTATCTCCGATGAAGTTTTGTGACGCGAAGCCCGTGACGCGTGCATTGCTGCAACGTGCGGTAGTGTATCATGTATCGCTCCTTATCGCGCAGAGTCGCGAGGAGCTTTTCCTGCCGCTTATCGGGCGATGCCTCGCTCGTAGGGTAGAACGATAGGTCCGAGTGCGCGTCGTGAAGATGCCGCGGATACTCCAGGTCTCTCTCGAGGATGTACCCCGTGGGGGAGTCTGACGGGATCGCGCTCACGTCGAGCGTCGAGACGTCCTCGACCCAGCGAAAACCGGAGCTGGGTAGCGGCTGACACATGGCCCATCCGTAGAGGTTGTTTACGTCGTAGTACATGAGGTACGTCGACGGCTCGGACGGATCGTAGGACGGCGCGTGCCTGTTGTTGGCTCGCGCGTATCGGTGCGAGCATTGACTCAGACCGCCGCGCACGCCGCGTTCTACGAACAGCACCATATCCACGTGCGTTAGCAGCTCGAACTCGATGCCTGTGTGCAGCAGCATCGCGTCCCACGTGTAGCCCGGTAGTGTGTAGTAATGCGCCGGGTCCAGACCAGTAACTCCGTATACATGTTTCGCGGAAATTTTGGAACACATCCGCCAGGAGGAGAACGTCCGTCTTCAGGTACAGGTCACTGTACTGTCCGAGAGTCTCGATAGAAAACCTATTCCACACGGTTATCGCGTGCGCGTAATCGTCACTGgataccgtatcaccggtcaACGAGCTGTGGAACGACTCGCGCGGCGGTAAACGAGTCTCGAGCAGTTTATCGGCGCTATCGACGTACTCGTACGGAAATACGCCTTTCCGCGTGAGGAGCTCGAAATCCTCCTCGGAGAGATGCCGAAACTCCGACCGTAAGATTCTCATGTGGCTCCGGTCAAGATAGGACGCTAGTTTGTCGAGACTGGCGTCGAGAAACTTGTACGAGTCTATGAACCGCAGTTTCACGCACGTTCCGCACCCGTTCCCGTCCTCCGT
The Ooceraea biroi isolate clonal line C1 chromosome 4, Obir_v5.4, whole genome shotgun sequence genome window above contains:
- the LOC113561779 gene encoding neutrophil collagenase-like codes for the protein MSPSAVAAFLLVAFPLASAYDAYRSRDGAVNFLRHYGYLDSTADRSLITNDELRHAVSLFQEYYYLPVDGTLNNVTLRYMAKPHCGVTDAPSRRLGVAPLQWPRLNLTWNFQLADRTTLRTTETAFALWTANSSLTFSRDTNKPDIIIAFREGRYTMLDRRYDGAVCSGDLDGPGKVLAHAMLPSGARDDVSEVHVDHREAWHIALTPNSQNSHHLLRMLVHEIGHSLGLSHTTDENSLMYAYSPAVE
- the LOC113561780 gene encoding uncharacterized protein LOC113561780, with amino-acid sequence MADVLDIAGEPVFDERIVGLETHTYNPYANTSFGHSDEIRIPIQQQDLYTLLCESYLYIEGTFSIVGTAAGEGDGGAAHTDQARLVNNCAAFLFDEIRYELNGVEIDRSRNVGVTSTLKSYASLTHAHANILQNAGWNLANNTLGPGNFNLCVPLGTLLGFCEDYRCVVINARHELVLIRARNDNNCVVLSSDRHEPKIDLHKVQWRMPHVYLNEINKLRLLRTLESGQFLSMAFHSWNLYKFPLLQSTTAHTWAVKAATQLEKPRYVIFALQTGRRNVTTKDASLFDECDLSNVKLFLNSEFYPYDDIVTCYELSGGGAAQYAGLGGVLLNSQTSAEMLLKTQA